In Lautropia mirabilis, one DNA window encodes the following:
- a CDS encoding DNA topoisomerase IV subunit B, producing the protein MATRSSSSKNGADYSEASIRVLKGLEPVRQRPGMYTRTENPLHIIQEVIDNAADEALGGYARHIDVRLFKDGRVEVTDDGRGIPVGLHPDEGVPVIEIVFTRLHAGGKFDKTAGGAYSFSGGLHGVGVSVTNALSRRLEVTVWRKGDKDAAGNRLAHTIAFADGELAESLVARPATRDEPSSGTRVTVTPDPKYFDSATIPVAELERLLRSKAVLLPGVRVTLTLEKTGETRQWQYDEGLRGYLQEELAQEPGVEPLVLFEDQQYAGRGDDSFAEGEGAHWVVAFTENGPLARESYVNLIPTPAGGTHESGLREGLFTAIRGFIELHNLQPKGVRLMAEDAFARASFVLSARVLDPQFQGQTKERLSSRDAVRLVSGAVRTQFEFWLNQHVDQARKLAELVIRQAQARQRSAQKVEKRKGSGVAVLPGKLTDCESTDTAHNELFLVEGDSAGGSAKMGRDKENQAVLPLRGKLLNTWETEPDRLFANNEIHDIAVAIGVDPHPRGASPDLSGLRYGKICILSDADVDGSHIQVLLLTLFFRHFPALIDAGHIYVARPPLYRVDVPARGKQPLRKIYCLDARELQHTEEKLRKDGMREGSWTVSRFKGLGEMTAEQLWETTLNPATRSLSQVRYGAVPVPDTEAQFTLLMGKGEAAGRRSWLEEHGDQARADV; encoded by the coding sequence ATGGCAACTCGTTCATCCTCATCCAAAAACGGCGCCGACTACTCCGAAGCCTCCATCCGGGTGCTGAAGGGTCTGGAGCCGGTCCGGCAGCGGCCGGGCATGTACACCCGTACCGAGAACCCGCTGCACATCATCCAGGAAGTCATCGACAACGCGGCCGACGAGGCCCTGGGCGGTTACGCGCGCCACATCGATGTCCGCCTCTTCAAGGATGGCCGCGTCGAGGTCACCGACGATGGCCGGGGCATTCCCGTGGGTCTGCACCCCGACGAAGGCGTGCCGGTCATCGAGATCGTCTTCACCCGGCTGCATGCCGGCGGCAAGTTCGACAAGACTGCGGGCGGCGCCTACAGCTTCTCGGGCGGCCTGCACGGCGTGGGCGTCTCGGTCACCAACGCCCTGTCCCGCCGGCTGGAGGTCACCGTCTGGCGCAAGGGCGACAAGGACGCTGCGGGCAACCGGCTGGCCCACACCATCGCCTTTGCCGACGGCGAGCTGGCCGAGTCCCTGGTGGCCCGGCCGGCCACGCGCGATGAACCCTCATCCGGTACCCGCGTCACTGTCACGCCCGACCCCAAGTACTTCGACAGTGCCACCATTCCGGTGGCGGAGCTGGAGCGGCTTCTGCGCAGCAAGGCCGTGCTGCTGCCGGGCGTGCGTGTGACGCTCACCCTGGAAAAGACGGGCGAGACCCGGCAGTGGCAGTATGACGAGGGGCTGCGCGGCTATCTGCAGGAAGAGCTGGCGCAGGAGCCAGGCGTGGAGCCGCTGGTGCTTTTCGAGGACCAGCAGTACGCCGGACGGGGTGATGACAGCTTTGCCGAAGGCGAGGGTGCCCACTGGGTGGTGGCCTTCACCGAGAACGGACCGCTGGCGCGCGAATCCTACGTGAACCTCATTCCCACGCCGGCGGGCGGCACGCACGAATCCGGTCTGCGCGAGGGGCTCTTCACCGCCATTCGTGGCTTCATCGAGCTGCACAACCTGCAGCCCAAAGGCGTGCGGCTGATGGCCGAGGATGCCTTCGCGCGTGCCAGCTTCGTGCTGTCGGCCCGGGTGCTGGACCCGCAGTTCCAGGGCCAGACCAAGGAGCGGCTCAGCTCGCGCGATGCCGTGCGGCTGGTCTCCGGCGCCGTGCGCACCCAGTTCGAGTTCTGGCTCAACCAGCACGTCGATCAGGCCCGGAAGCTGGCCGAACTGGTCATCCGCCAGGCGCAGGCGCGCCAGCGCTCGGCCCAGAAGGTCGAGAAGCGCAAGGGCTCGGGTGTGGCCGTGCTGCCGGGCAAGCTCACCGACTGCGAGAGCACCGACACCGCGCACAACGAGCTGTTTCTGGTGGAGGGCGATTCCGCCGGCGGCTCGGCCAAGATGGGCCGTGACAAGGAAAACCAGGCCGTGCTGCCGCTGCGCGGCAAGCTGCTCAACACCTGGGAGACTGAGCCCGACCGGCTCTTTGCCAACAACGAGATCCACGACATCGCCGTGGCCATCGGGGTCGACCCGCACCCGCGCGGCGCCAGCCCCGACCTGTCCGGCCTGCGCTACGGCAAGATCTGCATCCTGTCGGACGCCGACGTGGACGGCTCGCACATCCAGGTGCTGCTGCTCACGCTGTTCTTCCGGCACTTCCCGGCGCTCATCGACGCGGGGCACATCTACGTGGCGCGCCCGCCGCTGTACCGGGTGGACGTGCCTGCGCGCGGCAAGCAGCCGCTGCGGAAGATCTACTGCCTGGATGCCCGCGAACTGCAGCACACCGAAGAGAAGCTGCGCAAGGACGGCATGCGCGAGGGGAGCTGGACCGTGTCGCGCTTCAAGGGCCTGGGCGAGATGACAGCCGAGCAGCTGTGGGAGACCACGCTGAACCCGGCCACCCGCAGCCTGTCGCAGGTGCGCTATGGCGCCGTGCCCGTGCCCGACACCGAGGCACAGTTCACGCTCCTGATGGGCAAGGGCGAGGCCGCCGGCCGGCGCAGCTGGCTGGAAGAGCACGGCGATCAGGCCCGTGCCGACGTCTGA